In Arachis hypogaea cultivar Tifrunner chromosome 2, arahy.Tifrunner.gnm2.J5K5, whole genome shotgun sequence, a genomic segment contains:
- the LOC112708258 gene encoding pathogenesis-related thaumatin-like protein 3.5, which yields MALTTYLKTSSFFLILFLLGNDIASGTIFTLENHCTYTVWPGTLSGNGAAPLGDGGFSLPPGSSLQLTAPSGWSGRFWARTDCSFDDAGNGKCATGDCPGGLRCTGGGAPPVSLAEFTIGTPSSDKDFYDVSLVDGYNVGMGVRATGGTGDCQYAGCVTDLNSDCPAELQVINEVGAVVACKSACAAFNTAEFCCTGDHSTPQSCSPTQYSEMFKNACPSAYSYAYDDASSTCTCSGSEYLVTFCPTGSS from the coding sequence gTAATGATATAGCGTCAGGCACCATCTTCACGCTCGAAAACCACTGCACCTACACCGTCTGGCCCGGAACTCTTTCCGGCAACGGTGCTGCCCCTCTCGGCGACGGTGGATTCTCTCTACCACCGGGATCGTCACTTCAGCTGACAGCTCCCTCCGGCTGGTCCGGACGGTTCTGGGCGCGAACTGACTGCAGCTTCGACGATGCCGGCAACGGAAAATGCGCCACCGGAGACTGCCCCGGGGGTCTCAGGTGCACAGGCGGAGGTGCTCCTCCGGTGTCGCTGGCGGAGTTCACGATCGGAACCCCAAGCAGCGACAAGGACTTCTACGACGTGAGTCTGGTTGACGGTTACAATGTTGGTATGGGAGTACGGGCAACCGGTGGAACGGGTGACTGCCAGTACGCGGGATGTGTTACGGACTTGAACAGTGACTGTCCGGCTGAGTTGCAGGTCATCAACGAGGTGGGAGCGGTGGTGGCTTGCAAGAGCGCTTGCGCTGCGTTTAACACGGCGGAGTTCTGCTGCACCGGCGATCACTCTACGCCGCAGAGTTGCAGTCCGACGCAATACTCTGAGATGTTCAAGAATGCGTGCCCCTCTGCTTATAGTTACGCGTATGATGATGCTTCCAGCACTTGCACTTGTTCTGGTTCCGAATACCTTGTTACTTTTTGCCCAACGGGCTCTTCTTAG